From a region of the Emcibacter sp. SYSU 3D8 genome:
- a CDS encoding amidohydrolase family protein has product MSRILFRNANLLDGDNPSRPNATIVVEGERITEVSSGAVTPRAGDNVVDLQGMTLMPGMVSGHYHAAYSIGGEHKAGMDAPATKQAVWAISNVQKALRAGYTSVVGAGTFHDIDGRLAEAIDAGLVTGPRLIPSSRALSPKVTEDEPAEGVPWLKCWGPDDFRDATIREIERGARIVKLFAAAGHAMRSCREMTFEELKAASDAAHERGARTRAHVCGTAQVMKCIEAGVDIIDHADWMDDDVIDALIATNKFVLPSMYTPWLSSADPSLDGAEYYDAEDFEYMRAKVPVANARGVKFVPGDDYGFFDMAPHGDYSKELACYVEQVGISPLDAIRWATKFGGEMTGIPDLGTIEAGKLADMVIVDGDPSVDIRILQDQARIIAVIKGGEVVSGALPVTQRAMAAE; this is encoded by the coding sequence ATGAGCCGCATCCTGTTCCGCAACGCCAATCTGCTCGACGGCGACAATCCGTCGCGGCCGAACGCCACCATCGTCGTCGAGGGCGAGCGCATCACCGAGGTATCCTCGGGCGCGGTAACGCCGCGCGCCGGCGACAATGTCGTCGACCTGCAGGGCATGACCCTGATGCCGGGCATGGTCAGCGGCCATTACCACGCCGCCTACAGCATCGGCGGCGAGCACAAGGCGGGCATGGACGCGCCGGCCACCAAGCAGGCGGTATGGGCGATCTCCAATGTCCAGAAGGCGCTGCGCGCCGGCTATACCAGCGTGGTGGGCGCAGGCACCTTCCACGACATCGACGGCCGGCTGGCCGAGGCGATCGACGCCGGTCTGGTGACCGGGCCGCGGCTGATCCCGTCGAGCCGGGCATTGTCGCCCAAGGTGACCGAGGACGAGCCGGCCGAGGGCGTGCCGTGGCTGAAATGCTGGGGCCCGGACGATTTCCGCGACGCCACGATCCGCGAGATCGAGCGCGGCGCCAGGATCGTCAAGCTGTTCGCCGCGGCGGGCCATGCCATGCGCAGCTGCCGCGAAATGACCTTCGAGGAACTCAAGGCGGCCTCCGACGCGGCCCATGAGCGCGGCGCGCGGACGCGGGCGCATGTCTGCGGCACCGCCCAGGTGATGAAGTGCATCGAGGCCGGCGTCGACATCATCGACCATGCCGACTGGATGGACGACGACGTCATCGACGCGCTGATCGCCACCAACAAGTTCGTGCTGCCCAGCATGTACACGCCGTGGCTGTCGTCGGCCGATCCGAGCCTGGACGGCGCCGAGTATTACGATGCGGAAGATTTCGAATATATGCGGGCCAAGGTGCCGGTCGCCAATGCGCGCGGCGTGAAGTTCGTGCCCGGCGACGATTACGGCTTCTTCGACATGGCGCCGCACGGCGACTATTCGAAGGAACTGGCGTGCTATGTGGAGCAGGTGGGCATCAGCCCGCTGGACGCGATCCGCTGGGCCACCAAGTTCGGCGGCGAGATGACCGGCATCCCGGACCTTGGCACCATCGAGGCCGGCAAGCTGGCCGACATGGTGATCGTCGACGGCGACCCGTCGGTGGACATCAGGATCCTGCAGGACCAGGCGCGCATCATCGCCGTGATCAAGGGCGGCGAGGTGGTCAGCGGCGCCCTGCCGGTGACGCAGCGGGCGATGGCGGCCGAGTAG